Proteins from one Kwoniella shivajii chromosome 1, complete sequence genomic window:
- a CDS encoding ADP,ATP carrier protein translates to MADVVKKPKDAKAFLTDFLMGGVSAAVAKTAAAPIERIKLLVQNQDEMIKQGRLSTPYKGIGDCFKRTYAEEGMVSLWRGNTANVIRYFPTQALNFAFKDYFKSLFGFKKSEGYWKWFGGNIASGGAAGASSLLFVYSLDYARTRLANDNKSAKKGGSRQFNGLVDVYKKTLASDGIAGLYRGFVPSVVGIIVYRGLYFGLYDSVKPVILVGPLEGNFLASFALGWTVTTGAGLASYPLDTIRRRMMMTSGGAVHYKSMVDAGSQIVAKEGVKSLFKGAGANILRGVAGAGVLSLYDKMQELMFGKVYSVS, encoded by the exons ATGGCCGACGTCGTAAAAAAACCAAAGGATGCCAAAGCTTTCTTGACCGATTTCTTGATGGGTGGTGTTTCCGCCGCTGTCGCCAAGACCGCCGCTGCCCCCATTGAGCGAATCAAGCTTTTGGTTCAAAACCAAGATGAGAT GATCAAACAAGGTCGTCTCTCTACCCCTTACAAGGGTATCGGTGACTGTTTCAAACGAACCTACGCCGAGGAGGGTATGGTATCTCTCTGGAGAGGTAACACCGCCAACGTTATCCGATACTTCCCCACCCAAGCTTTGAACTTTGCCTTCAAAGATTACTTCAAGTCTCTTTTCGGTTTCAAGAAATCCGAAGGTTACTGGAAATGGTTCGGTGGTAACATTGCTTCCGGTGGTGCCGCTGGTgcctcttctcttcttttcgtctACTCCCTCGATTACGCCCGAACTCGATTGGCCAACGACAACAAATCTGCCAAGAAAGGTGGTTCTAGACAATTCAACGGTTTGGTAGATGTTTACAAGAAGACCCTCGCTTCCGATGGTATCGCCGGTCTTTACAGAGGTTTCGTTCCCTCCGTTGTTGGTATCATTGTCTACCGAGGTCTCTACTTTGGTCTTTACGATTCCGTCAAACCCGTCATCCTCGTTGGTCCCCTCGAAGGTAACTTCCTCGCCTCATTCGCTCTCGGTTGGACCGTCACCACCGGTGCTGGTCTCGCTTCATACCCTCTCGATACCATCCGACgacgaatgatgatgacttcAGGTGGTGCCGTCCACTACAAGTCCATGGTTGACGCCGGTTCTCAAATCGTTGCCAAGGAAGGTGTCAAATCACTCTTCAAAGGTGCCGGTGCTAACATCCTCCGTGGTGTTGCCGGTGCTGGTGTTTTGTCTCTTTACGACAAAATGCAAGAGTTGATGTTCGGTAAAGTCTACtctgtgagttga